The proteins below are encoded in one region of Aequorivita iocasae:
- a CDS encoding 30S ribosomal protein S16 has translation MPVKIRLQRHGKKGKPYFWIIAADSRSKRDGKFLEKLGFYNPTTNPAQIDLDVDSAVKWLQNGAQPTDTARAILSYKGALMKNHLAGGVRKGALTEEQAEAKFNEWLESKKGAIDHKKASLSEAKEKEKAEKLAAEKAVSEKRAAEAAAAAAPAEEKATEENYEGAAVTEEGEPEANVTKEVEAETAEEAKAEEKKDSEA, from the coding sequence ATGCCTGTAAAAATCAGACTACAAAGACACGGAAAGAAAGGTAAACCTTATTTCTGGATCATCGCGGCAGACAGCCGTTCAAAAAGAGATGGTAAATTCCTTGAAAAATTAGGATTTTACAATCCAACTACCAACCCTGCACAGATTGACCTAGACGTTGACAGCGCTGTAAAATGGCTTCAAAACGGGGCTCAACCTACAGACACTGCCCGTGCTATTCTTTCTTACAAGGGAGCTTTAATGAAAAATCACCTAGCTGGTGGGGTACGTAAAGGTGCTTTGACAGAAGAACAAGCTGAAGCAAAATTCAACGAGTGGCTGGAAAGCAAAAAAGGTGCAATCGATCACAAAAAAGCAAGTCTTTCTGAAGCAAAGGAAAAAGAAAAAGCTGAAAAACTTGCTGCCGAAAAAGCCGTAAGCGAAAAACGTGCTGCTGAAGCCGCTGCCGCTGCCGCCCCTGCCGAAGAGAAAGCTACCGAGGAAAATTATGAAGGCGCTGCCGTAACTGAAGAAGGCGAACCAGAAGCTAACGTAACGAAAGAAGTAGAAGCGGAAACTGCCGAAGAGGCAAAAGCAGAGGAAAAGAAAGATTCAGAAGCGTAA
- the rimM gene encoding ribosome maturation factor RimM (Essential for efficient processing of 16S rRNA): MQKENCFYLGKIVKKYSFKGELLIKLDTDEPELFTEMESVFVEQRKNLIPFFIEESSLHKSELLRVRFEDVKTEEEANALIGAHLYLPLEFLPKLTGNKFYYHEIIGFTAEDESFGEIGTITGVNDTTSQALFEIDRNGKQILIPMIDHFIKKVNRENKTILLKVPEGLIEMYL, translated from the coding sequence ATGCAAAAGGAGAATTGCTTCTACTTGGGCAAAATCGTTAAAAAATACAGCTTTAAGGGGGAACTGCTCATTAAACTAGATACAGATGAACCCGAACTTTTTACCGAAATGGAATCGGTTTTTGTGGAACAACGCAAAAACCTGATTCCATTTTTTATTGAGGAAAGCTCATTGCACAAAAGTGAACTACTCCGTGTACGCTTTGAAGATGTAAAAACAGAAGAGGAAGCAAATGCGTTGATTGGCGCACACCTATACCTCCCTTTGGAATTTCTGCCAAAGCTTACGGGCAATAAATTTTACTATCATGAAATCATCGGTTTTACCGCCGAAGACGAATCTTTCGGAGAAATCGGTACAATTACCGGTGTAAACGACACTACATCACAAGCTTTGTTTGAAATAGACCGTAACGGAAAACAAATCTTGATCCCCATGATCGACCATTTCATCAAAAAAGTGAATCGGGAAAACAAAACCATTCTTTTGAAGGTCCCTGAAGGTTTGATAGAAATGTACCTTTAA
- a CDS encoding tRNA1(Val) (adenine(37)-N6)-methyltransferase — protein sequence MKIGTDGVLLGAWASIKNSPFSILDIGAGTGIIALQLAQRSHAEMVDAIEIDANAYEQCVDNFENSAWGDRLFCYHASLEEFVAEIEDTYDLIVSNPPFYSEDYKTTAAPRDIARFNDALPFEELIESASILLSDEGIFSVIIPRKEEENFIKIASEVNLFPNRICRVRGNESSEEKRSMLEFSFQNTPAKIENLTIETSRHNYTEEYKKLVKQFYLKL from the coding sequence ATGAAAATTGGCACAGATGGCGTTTTGCTTGGCGCTTGGGCTTCTATTAAAAACAGCCCCTTTTCAATTTTGGATATCGGTGCTGGCACTGGAATTATCGCTTTGCAATTGGCACAACGTTCCCACGCCGAAATGGTTGACGCAATTGAAATTGACGCAAATGCCTACGAACAATGCGTTGACAACTTTGAAAATTCCGCTTGGGGCGATCGATTATTTTGCTATCACGCATCCTTGGAAGAGTTTGTTGCCGAAATTGAAGATACATACGACCTCATAGTTTCCAACCCGCCATTTTATTCAGAAGATTATAAAACTACCGCTGCACCTAGAGACATTGCGCGTTTTAACGACGCGCTTCCTTTTGAGGAACTAATTGAAAGTGCTTCGATTCTACTCTCAGACGAAGGGATATTTTCGGTAATCATTCCGCGAAAAGAAGAAGAAAATTTTATTAAAATTGCTTCGGAAGTAAATCTATTTCCCAACAGAATATGTCGAGTTCGCGGCAATGAATCCTCCGAAGAGAAAAGGAGCATGCTGGAGTTCTCCTTTCAAAATACTCCCGCAAAAATAGAAAACCTAACTATTGAAACTTCACGCCACAATTATACCGAGGAATATAAAAAATTAGTCAAGCAGTTTTATTTAAAATTGTAA
- a CDS encoding PorP/SprF family type IX secretion system membrane protein, with protein sequence MSIKRIPLILLLLTSLYGFSQDGIPVYSDYLSDNLYLLHPSMAGAATHNQLRLTARQQWFDQDEAPNLQTVSFNARLGQRSGVGAIFYNDQNGYHSQTGGYLTYAHHIMFSRSEADLNQLSFGLSAGLTQSRLDETNFDLSDFDPVIGGIIQSTSYFNVDAGLSYNFLDFSGHFTVKNIIFQNRSIYTEKYEPNNQRKYLVSAAYAIGGYGADWSYEPSFLFQWAERTGEQAVDVNFKAYRAMDFGQLWGGLSYRRSLDGAEYLNGEEVKAQKLQWFTPILGVNYKNFMFAYTYSYQAGNVRFESGGFHQITLGYDFLGGRPEPYDCNCPAIN encoded by the coding sequence ATGAGCATAAAACGAATCCCCCTTATCCTACTTTTGTTAACCTCGCTTTATGGATTTTCCCAGGATGGCATTCCGGTATATTCCGACTATCTTTCGGATAATTTGTATCTGCTGCATCCGTCAATGGCTGGTGCCGCAACGCACAATCAGTTGCGCTTAACGGCTAGGCAGCAGTGGTTCGATCAAGATGAAGCCCCAAACCTGCAGACGGTGAGCTTTAACGCAAGGCTTGGGCAACGGTCGGGCGTAGGGGCTATATTCTATAATGACCAAAACGGTTATCATTCACAGACTGGGGGTTACCTAACGTATGCCCACCATATTATGTTTTCAAGAAGCGAGGCGGACCTTAACCAATTGTCGTTCGGCCTGAGCGCCGGGCTCACCCAATCGCGCTTGGACGAGACCAATTTTGACCTTTCGGATTTCGACCCGGTGATCGGCGGCATCATACAGAGCACCTCCTATTTTAATGTGGACGCGGGCCTTTCGTACAACTTCCTGGATTTTTCGGGGCATTTTACGGTGAAGAACATCATATTCCAGAATAGGTCGATCTATACTGAAAAATATGAGCCAAACAACCAGCGCAAATACTTGGTTTCCGCTGCATACGCAATCGGCGGATACGGCGCGGACTGGAGCTACGAGCCCTCGTTCCTCTTCCAGTGGGCGGAGCGTACCGGCGAGCAGGCCGTGGACGTGAACTTCAAGGCCTATAGGGCGATGGACTTCGGCCAGCTGTGGGGGGGCTTATCGTACAGAAGAAGCTTGGATGGCGCCGAGTACCTAAACGGCGAAGAGGTAAAGGCGCAGAAGCTGCAGTGGTTCACGCCCATCCTGGGGGTGAACTACAAGAACTTTATGTTCGCCTATACCTATTCGTACCAGGCTGGAAACGTAAGGTTCGAGAGCGGCGGCTTCCACCAGATCACCCTGGGGTACGACTTCCTGGGGGGAAGGCCCGAGCCATACGATTGCAACTGTCCCGCCATTAATTAA
- a CDS encoding T9SS type B sorting domain-containing protein: MKKLLLSILIFLMPLLIFSQVVPISRYLQFNGRYDFTAFGNTLNTEENGTFSNCTILTQSSADFQLSPTQTFVSAHLYWSGPGSGDFNVTLNGTNITAQRTFSLTANTGLTYFSAYADVTNLVAFNGQGLYTLSNLDLTGAIGPYCAGGTNFGGWAIIVIYEDPSLLLNQITLFDGLDYVDRNNNDINIVLGNINAASDQAAKIGFLAWEGDRGIDINESLRLNNILIDNPPLNPGNNAFNGTNSYTNSELLYNMDLDYYDLQGLNIIEPGDDQIDIQLSSGQDFIMVNNIIVSVNSELPDATIVIDNIGVLCQDRNMEVEYTVANFNSTAVLPANTPIAFYADAVLLGQAQTVNDIPIDGTESGTINLNIPLGTPQLFTLRAVVDDDGTGNGVVLETDEGNNEYSQNIDLSQQGLLILGNNQSCEGRTETLTANFNDLDVYNWFINGNPIGGNTPTLQVTQSGIYTVSGTKAACFVSESPAFVVNFSPQPIANTPADLFRCDNGAHTGIFNLTQNDENVLGGQDPTVFEVKYFTTQADSENNVNAIPNPGAYPIATPPQQTIYVRIHDRAQEFCYDLAQFEIYFTPVEAHTVPPFTTCDQDGNGGEEINLPVQFNATILNGQNAAAYNISYHISQNDADMRINPLPDLYTVPVPGQTIYARIEPVIDINCFDTTTIVIIVDSPPIANTPPDPLVSCDPDSDGYTEFTLHDADLAITGGDPALTVTYHYTYLDAQTDENELLDPFVNINPYDDRVWARVESTTTSCYAIVELLLEVRDSPVLTEPTPYRLCDGDGDGFEVFDLNAKRSEVLNGLDPLRYDLYFYQQEQDAIDAGMAALTAPDFSLAIGNPGSYTNATPNSQTIYVLGVGTAANTTPNNGASGCYDIVPLQLIVDPAPTAVEPADYRLCDDELNGSTPTDQISTFDLTTRDLEVSGGVPGLLVTWFETPADEAADLPIAVPGAYQNISNAQTVVARLSNGFGCRDLVTLTLVVESLPTPAQPEPLELCDQGGGFAEFDLSLRTAEIINGEPGVVVRYFPERALAEAGGPGEIIAPFLYTNDDPFSDSVWARVENVSTDCYALVELQLIVVPLPDAPDATFMDPYLVCDLDGDGQAIFDLTAQDASVYGAQDPGDFLPVTYYTDLVAAQAGANPIDPAGAFPSAGQPIWVRLESAVTGCVRITEFQLEVGAFPVHGSPLDLEACDDELNGSTGDDGVSTFDLTQNTPLILGGDPTLTVLYYASQGDLDNDIPIAAPGAYQNVVVPQQEIFVSIAGQNSCRAAESFFITVLPNPEPVQPSPLFGCDVDNDGITQFDLDSKIAEIQGGDPTLAVTFHETRLDAVNGQYALTSPYQNIVLFNQTLYVRAAFAAPPAGTGCYTVLEMELVVAQSPELPQDLPDLTACDQGGFHEFNLRENEDLVLGGQDPDDFTVTYHLSRADAEAGTPFIAQPESYTNTSNPQTIWVRLADTASGCYKVGSFDLVVTEGLPITDPEPWAKCDDLGVPFDGTALFDLTSRNAEITNGVLTQGVHYFETEQDAQEGQNPIDPDTAYANTSNPQVLYVRVEDSNSGCIAYTTLTISVVANPSPVAPDPIELCDVTVIVPPGPYDETELFDLTVREAQILNGNGWTLGYYESYDDAVNQNAEIVAPELTAYQNTSNPQTIYVRTTNAASLCFEIVELELIVNPLPDDTAVVSPYILCAPDDSEIGVFNLETKVGEILGGQPQPPFAVSFYLDPADAESGDNAIVNTTAHQNKDANNDPINPQLIYTGILNTETGCYIGGLQSFELIVQRGAVAVAPAEPFVICDNVAPSDGFAEFDLGDLSSQQVSDLRAGILAGQDPAVYEITFHETVGSAEAGAPAIAFPYTNIINPQRIYARVTNTANPFSPQCYAVAEVILKVEQLPEVLLEGEYRLCVDENGNPIAEEEGSPSPPVIDTGLDPALYSFVWELDGMILVGENGPSIIALQGGAYTVSYTELATGCEGTAGTTVTVSSPPFTYGASLLNGAFAGNHIIEATATGDGTYVYQLDDGPFQDSNIFENVDPGAHTITIKDIYGCGSVTLEVGVIDYPPYFTPNADGYHDTWNIIGIATGDPAARIYIFDRFGKLLKQLSPLGPGWDGTYGGSLMPSSDYWFRVEYTEDGAAKEFKGHFTLKR, from the coding sequence ATGAAAAAACTTCTACTCTCTATCTTAATTTTTTTGATGCCCCTATTGATTTTTTCACAAGTTGTTCCAATATCTCGTTATTTGCAATTTAATGGTCGCTATGATTTTACTGCCTTTGGAAATACGCTGAATACGGAAGAAAATGGGACTTTCTCAAACTGTACAATTTTAACCCAAAGTAGTGCAGATTTTCAATTAAGCCCTACGCAAACTTTTGTCTCTGCCCATCTTTACTGGTCAGGTCCGGGAAGTGGTGATTTTAATGTTACTCTCAATGGTACAAATATAACAGCCCAGCGTACTTTTTCATTAACTGCTAATACAGGATTAACCTATTTTTCGGCTTATGCAGATGTTACCAATCTTGTTGCTTTTAATGGACAAGGACTCTATACACTTTCTAACCTTGATTTAACCGGCGCTATAGGTCCCTATTGCGCTGGCGGTACAAATTTTGGTGGTTGGGCCATTATTGTTATTTATGAAGATCCATCCTTATTACTAAACCAAATAACCTTGTTTGATGGCTTAGATTATGTAGATAGAAATAATAATGATATAAATATTGTTCTCGGAAATATAAATGCTGCTTCAGATCAAGCAGCCAAGATAGGCTTCTTGGCTTGGGAAGGTGACCGGGGCATCGACATAAATGAAAGTCTCAGACTTAACAATATCCTTATAGATAATCCCCCTCTTAATCCTGGCAATAATGCTTTTAACGGTACCAATAGCTATACCAATTCAGAATTGTTGTATAATATGGATCTGGATTATTACGATCTTCAGGGGTTGAATATCATAGAGCCGGGAGACGACCAGATAGATATCCAACTAAGTTCTGGTCAAGATTTTATTATGGTAAACAATATTATTGTGAGCGTAAATTCGGAGCTTCCGGATGCCACAATCGTAATAGACAATATTGGTGTGCTTTGTCAAGATAGGAATATGGAGGTTGAATATACTGTCGCAAATTTCAACAGCACAGCAGTTTTGCCCGCCAACACACCTATCGCCTTTTATGCCGATGCAGTATTGTTAGGTCAAGCCCAGACAGTTAATGACATCCCTATAGATGGTACTGAAAGCGGAACGATTAATTTGAATATACCGTTGGGAACTCCACAGCTATTTACCTTAAGAGCCGTCGTAGATGACGACGGAACTGGTAATGGTGTGGTTTTGGAAACCGATGAAGGCAATAACGAATATTCACAGAACATAGACCTTTCGCAGCAAGGCTTGTTAATTTTGGGCAACAACCAAAGCTGTGAGGGCAGAACCGAAACCTTAACTGCTAATTTTAACGATTTGGATGTTTATAACTGGTTCATTAATGGAAACCCTATTGGTGGCAATACCCCAACACTTCAAGTTACCCAGTCAGGAATCTATACCGTAAGCGGAACTAAGGCAGCTTGCTTTGTCTCAGAATCACCGGCATTTGTCGTTAACTTTAGTCCACAGCCAATCGCTAATACTCCGGCTGATCTTTTTCGTTGTGATAATGGAGCACATACTGGAATTTTTAATCTTACACAGAATGATGAAAACGTTTTAGGAGGACAAGATCCCACTGTTTTTGAAGTAAAATATTTCACCACACAAGCAGATAGCGAAAATAATGTTAATGCCATACCTAACCCGGGCGCATATCCCATTGCTACTCCTCCTCAACAAACTATCTATGTCCGTATTCATGATAGGGCACAAGAGTTCTGTTATGACCTCGCTCAATTTGAGATATATTTTACTCCTGTTGAAGCGCATACTGTGCCGCCATTTACAACTTGCGATCAAGATGGCAATGGGGGTGAAGAAATAAACCTACCTGTTCAGTTTAATGCAACAATTTTAAATGGTCAAAATGCAGCCGCGTACAATATCTCATATCATATTTCTCAGAACGATGCCGATATGCGAATCAATCCATTGCCAGATTTATACACAGTTCCAGTTCCTGGACAAACTATTTATGCAAGAATTGAGCCTGTTATAGATATAAATTGTTTTGACACTACCACCATTGTAATAATCGTAGATTCACCCCCCATTGCTAACACCCCTCCGGATCCTTTGGTTTCGTGCGATCCTGACAGTGACGGGTATACGGAGTTCACCCTCCATGACGCTGATCTTGCCATTACGGGCGGCGATCCTGCCCTCACGGTGACCTACCACTACACGTACCTTGACGCGCAGACGGACGAGAACGAGCTTTTGGACCCGTTCGTGAACATCAACCCTTACGACGACCGTGTCTGGGCGCGCGTGGAGAGCACTACCACCAGCTGCTATGCCATCGTTGAGCTTTTGCTCGAGGTCCGTGACAGCCCTGTCCTGACCGAGCCCACGCCTTACCGTCTCTGCGACGGTGACGGTGACGGTTTCGAGGTTTTCGATCTCAACGCCAAGCGCTCGGAGGTTCTCAACGGTCTGGACCCCCTGCGCTACGACCTTTACTTCTACCAGCAGGAGCAGGACGCGATCGATGCGGGTATGGCTGCCCTTACGGCGCCGGATTTTTCGCTTGCCATCGGCAATCCGGGCTCTTATACCAATGCCACGCCCAATTCCCAGACCATTTACGTGCTGGGGGTGGGCACGGCTGCCAACACCACTCCCAACAACGGTGCCAGCGGCTGCTACGATATCGTGCCGCTTCAGCTTATCGTGGACCCTGCGCCCACGGCCGTCGAGCCGGCGGACTACCGTCTTTGCGACGACGAGCTCAACGGTAGCACGCCCACGGACCAGATAAGCACCTTCGACCTTACCACGCGTGACCTTGAGGTCTCGGGCGGGGTTCCCGGTCTTTTGGTTACGTGGTTCGAGACCCCTGCCGACGAGGCGGCGGACCTCCCCATCGCGGTCCCGGGCGCCTACCAGAACATATCCAATGCCCAGACGGTGGTGGCCCGTCTCTCGAACGGTTTCGGCTGCAGGGATCTCGTGACCCTGACCCTGGTAGTGGAATCGTTGCCCACCCCGGCGCAGCCGGAGCCCTTGGAGCTTTGCGACCAGGGGGGCGGTTTTGCCGAGTTCGACCTTAGCCTGCGTACCGCTGAGATCATCAACGGGGAGCCCGGGGTAGTGGTCCGGTACTTTCCGGAGCGTGCGCTGGCGGAGGCCGGTGGCCCCGGTGAGATCATCGCGCCCTTCCTCTACACGAACGACGACCCCTTCAGCGACTCCGTATGGGCACGCGTGGAGAACGTGAGCACGGACTGCTATGCCCTCGTGGAGCTGCAGCTCATCGTGGTCCCGTTGCCCGATGCCCCGGACGCGACCTTTATGGACCCGTACCTGGTGTGCGACCTTGACGGCGACGGCCAGGCCATCTTCGATCTGACGGCCCAGGACGCATCGGTCTATGGGGCCCAGGATCCCGGGGACTTTCTTCCCGTTACCTATTATACGGACCTTGTGGCCGCCCAGGCCGGGGCCAACCCTATCGATCCCGCCGGTGCCTTCCCGAGCGCGGGCCAGCCCATCTGGGTGCGCCTGGAGAGCGCGGTCACGGGCTGCGTGCGCATCACGGAGTTCCAGCTCGAGGTAGGCGCCTTCCCCGTCCACGGGAGCCCGCTCGACCTGGAGGCCTGCGACGACGAGCTCAACGGGAGCACCGGTGACGACGGCGTCTCGACCTTCGACCTTACGCAGAACACCCCGCTGATATTGGGCGGCGACCCGACCCTTACGGTGCTGTACTATGCCAGCCAGGGTGACCTGGACAACGATATCCCGATCGCGGCCCCGGGCGCCTACCAGAACGTGGTGGTCCCGCAGCAGGAGATCTTCGTGTCGATCGCCGGTCAGAACAGCTGCCGGGCGGCCGAGAGCTTTTTTATTACCGTCCTTCCCAACCCGGAGCCCGTGCAGCCCTCGCCCCTGTTCGGCTGCGATGTGGACAATGACGGCATTACCCAGTTTGATCTCGACAGCAAGATTGCCGAGATACAGGGCGGGGACCCGACCCTGGCGGTCACCTTCCACGAGACGCGTCTGGACGCTGTGAACGGCCAGTACGCCTTGACGAGCCCCTACCAGAACATCGTGCTCTTCAACCAGACATTGTATGTACGGGCTGCCTTTGCCGCACCGCCGGCGGGCACGGGCTGCTACACGGTCCTTGAGATGGAGCTTGTGGTGGCGCAGAGCCCCGAGCTGCCGCAGGACCTGCCGGACCTTACCGCCTGTGACCAGGGCGGCTTCCATGAGTTCAACCTCCGCGAGAACGAGGACCTGGTCCTGGGCGGCCAGGACCCGGACGATTTTACGGTTACCTACCACTTGAGCCGGGCTGACGCCGAGGCCGGCACGCCGTTCATCGCGCAGCCCGAGAGCTATACCAACACCTCCAACCCGCAGACCATCTGGGTGCGGCTGGCCGATACCGCCTCGGGCTGCTACAAGGTGGGCAGTTTTGACCTGGTGGTCACCGAGGGCCTCCCGATAACCGATCCCGAGCCCTGGGCCAAGTGCGATGACCTGGGCGTTCCCTTTGACGGCACCGCCCTTTTCGACCTTACCTCGCGCAATGCGGAGATCACCAACGGGGTGCTCACCCAGGGCGTGCACTACTTTGAGACGGAGCAGGACGCGCAGGAGGGCCAGAACCCGATCGACCCCGATACGGCCTATGCGAACACCTCGAACCCGCAGGTGCTCTACGTGCGCGTGGAGGACAGCAACAGCGGCTGTATCGCCTATACCACCCTTACCATCAGCGTGGTGGCCAACCCGAGCCCCGTCGCCCCGGACCCGATCGAACTGTGCGACGTGACGGTGATCGTGCCCCCGGGCCCCTACGATGAGACCGAGCTTTTCGACCTGACGGTTCGGGAGGCGCAGATACTCAACGGGAACGGCTGGACGCTTGGCTACTATGAGAGCTACGACGACGCCGTCAACCAGAACGCGGAGATTGTCGCGCCGGAGCTCACCGCGTACCAGAACACCTCCAATCCCCAGACCATTTATGTGCGGACCACCAATGCCGCCTCGCTCTGTTTTGAGATCGTGGAGCTGGAGCTGATCGTCAACCCCTTGCCCGACGATACCGCCGTGGTGTCGCCGTACATACTCTGCGCGCCGGACGATAGCGAGATCGGGGTCTTCAACCTGGAGACCAAGGTCGGGGAGATCCTGGGCGGACAGCCGCAGCCGCCTTTCGCGGTAAGCTTCTACCTGGACCCGGCGGATGCGGAGAGCGGGGATAATGCGATCGTGAATACGACCGCCCACCAGAACAAGGACGCCAACAATGACCCGATCAACCCGCAGCTTATCTATACGGGCATATTGAACACTGAGACGGGCTGCTACATCGGTGGGCTCCAGAGCTTTGAGCTCATTGTCCAGCGGGGTGCGGTCGCGGTCGCGCCGGCGGAGCCCTTCGTGATCTGTGACAACGTGGCCCCCAGCGACGGTTTTGCCGAGTTCGACCTTGGCGATCTCTCCAGCCAGCAGGTATCGGACCTTCGCGCCGGGATCCTGGCGGGCCAGGATCCGGCGGTCTATGAGATCACCTTCCATGAGACGGTGGGGTCTGCAGAGGCGGGGGCTCCCGCCATCGCTTTCCCCTATACGAACATCATCAACCCGCAGCGCATCTATGCGCGGGTGACCAATACGGCCAACCCCTTCTCGCCCCAGTGCTATGCGGTGGCGGAGGTCATCCTTAAGGTGGAGCAGCTGCCCGAGGTCCTGCTTGAGGGCGAATACCGCCTTTGCGTGGACGAGAACGGGAACCCCATTGCCGAGGAAGAGGGGAGCCCGTCCCCCCCCGTGATCGATACGGGCCTTGACCCGGCCCTGTATTCCTTCGTTTGGGAGCTCGACGGTATGATCCTCGTGGGCGAGAACGGCCCTTCCATCATAGCGCTGCAGGGAGGTGCCTATACGGTTTCCTATACCGAGCTGGCGACGGGCTGTGAGGGCACTGCCGGTACGACCGTCACCGTTTCCTCGCCGCCGTTCACCTACGGGGCGAGCCTGTTGAACGGCGCCTTTGCGGGGAACCATATCATTGAGGCCACGGCCACGGGCGACGGCACCTATGTGTACCAACTGGACGACGGGCCCTTCCAGGACAGCAACATCTTTGAGAACGTGGACCCCGGGGCGCACACCATAACGATCAAGGACATCTATGGCTGCGGCAGCGTTACCCTGGAGGTCGGCGTGATAGATTACCCGCCCTATTTTACCCCGAACGCGGACGGCTATCACGACACCTGGAACATAATCGGCATCGCCACGGGCGATCCCGCCGCCAGGATCTATATCTTTGACCGTTTCGGGAAACTGCTGAAACAGCTGAGCCCGCTGGGCCCGGGATGGGACGGCACCTATGGCGGCAGCTTGATGCCCTCGAGCGATTACTGGTTCCGTGTGGAATACACCGAGGATGGCGCCGCCAAGGAATTCAAAGGACACTTTACCCTAAAACGATAA
- a CDS encoding acyl-CoA dehydrogenase family protein: MKPDLFEAPDYYNLDELLSDEHKLVRQAAREWVKRDVSPIIEEYAQKAEFPEQIISGLAEIGAFGPYIPEEYGGAGLDQISYGLIMQEIERGDSGVRSTASVQSSLVMYPIWKYGNEEQRKKYLPKLASGEWMGCFGLTEPDHGSNPGGMTTNFKDNGDHYLLNGAKMWISNAPFAQVAVVWAKNEEGRIHGLIVERGMEGFSTPETHNKWSLRASATGELIFDNVKVPKENLLPNKSGLGAPLGCLDSARYGIAWGAIGAAMDCYDTALRYSKERIQFGKPIGQFQLQQKKLAEMITEITKAQLLAWRLGVMRNAGTATSAQISMAKRNNVEMAINIAREARQMLGGMGITGEYSIMRHSMNLESVITYEGTHDIHLLITGLDITGLNAIQ, from the coding sequence ATGAAACCAGATTTATTTGAAGCTCCAGATTATTACAATCTAGACGAATTACTTTCCGACGAACACAAATTGGTACGCCAAGCGGCCCGTGAATGGGTGAAGCGCGACGTATCACCCATTATAGAGGAATATGCCCAAAAAGCTGAATTTCCCGAACAGATAATCAGCGGGCTTGCTGAGATTGGCGCCTTTGGCCCCTATATTCCGGAGGAATATGGAGGCGCTGGGCTCGACCAAATTTCATATGGATTGATCATGCAGGAAATTGAACGCGGCGATAGTGGTGTTCGCAGTACTGCTTCGGTACAATCTTCTTTGGTTATGTATCCCATCTGGAAATATGGTAATGAGGAACAACGTAAAAAATATTTACCAAAACTCGCTTCCGGTGAATGGATGGGTTGTTTCGGGTTGACCGAGCCAGACCACGGTAGTAATCCCGGGGGCATGACTACCAACTTTAAGGACAATGGAGACCATTATCTTTTGAATGGCGCTAAAATGTGGATAAGCAATGCACCTTTTGCGCAGGTTGCCGTAGTTTGGGCAAAAAATGAGGAAGGTAGAATTCACGGATTGATCGTGGAACGTGGCATGGAAGGTTTTTCAACTCCTGAAACACATAACAAATGGTCGCTTCGTGCTTCGGCAACGGGAGAACTTATTTTTGACAATGTAAAAGTTCCCAAGGAAAATCTGCTTCCAAATAAATCTGGATTGGGCGCACCCCTTGGCTGTCTTGATTCCGCACGCTATGGAATCGCTTGGGGCGCAATCGGTGCGGCGATGGACTGTTACGATACGGCGCTTCGCTATTCAAAAGAACGGATTCAATTTGGAAAACCTATTGGGCAATTCCAACTTCAACAAAAAAAACTGGCCGAGATGATTACCGAAATCACAAAAGCACAATTATTGGCTTGGCGCTTGGGCGTTATGCGAAACGCTGGAACCGCAACCAGTGCACAGATTTCAATGGCAAAACGAAACAATGTCGAAATGGCTATTAATATTGCGCGCGAAGCAAGACAAATGCTTGGCGGAATGGGAATCACAGGTGAATACAGCATTATGCGCCACTCGATGAATCTTGAAAGCGTTATTACCTATGAAGGAACACACGATATTCATTTGTTAATTACCGGTTTGGACATCACTGGTTTAAACGCTATTCAATAA